From the genome of Cydia strobilella chromosome 21, ilCydStro3.1, whole genome shotgun sequence, one region includes:
- the LOC134750940 gene encoding dolichol-phosphate mannosyltransferase subunit 1 yields the protein MTLTLDSMAATALDSEIMKSDKYSILLPTYNERENLPIIIWLIMKYLEKSGYDFEVIIIDDGSPDGTLDVAKQLQKLYGSSKIVLRPREKKLGLGTAYMHGIKHATGNFIIIMDADLSHHPKFIPKMIELQRKHDFDVVSGTRYKDGGGVYGWDFKRKLMSRGANFVTQMLLRPGASDLTGSFRLYKKDILQKLIDSCVSKGYVFQMEMIIRARQLDYTIGEVPITFVDRVYGESKLGGSEIVQFAKALLYLFATT from the exons ATGACATTGACACTTGACAGCATGGCTGCCACGGCTTTGGATTCCGAAATCATGAAAAGTGATAAATATTCGATATTATTGCCCACATACAATGAGAGAGAAAACTTGCCCATAATAATATGGCTCATTATGAAATATTTGGAGAAAAG TGGCTACGATTTTGAAGTGATAATAATTGATGATGGAAGTCCCGACGGTACGCTCGATGTGGCGAAACAGCTGCAAAAGCTGTATGGATCCAGTAAAATTGTTTTGCGCCCGCGGGAGAAGAAACTAGGTTTAGGCACAGCATACATGCACGGAATAAAACACGCCACGGGCAACTTTATCATTATAATGGACGCTGACCTTAGTCATCat CCTAAATTCATTCCCAAGATGATAGAGCTCCAACGCAAGCACGACTTTGATGTAGTATCCGGTACTCGTTACAAGGATGGTGGTGGAGTCTACGGCTGGGACTTTAAGCGCAAGCTCATGTCCCGCGGTGCCAACTTTGTCACACAGATGTTATTGAGACCAGGGGCTTCTGACTTGACAGGATCGTTTAG ATTGTACAAAAAGGACATCTTGCAGAAGCTCATAGACAGTTGTGTGTCTAAGGGCTATGTGTTCCAAATGGAAATGATTAtcag AGCACGCCAACTAGACTACACCATCGGCGAGGTGCCCATAACGTTCGTGGACCGCGTGTATGGAGAGTCCAAGCTCGGAGGTTCCGAGATCGTGCAGTTTGCTAAGGCTTTACTATATCTGTTCGCTACCACGTGA